A part of Streptomyces sp. NBC_01235 genomic DNA contains:
- the tgmC gene encoding ATP-grasp peptide maturase system methyltransferase, with protein MTSSASLRQNLAAELAERGQLTDPAWRSAVEAVPREVFLDDIVFRPTGNRWEPVRRDRLGDDEWLQMVYSNTTWVTQVDGLAAADAPGPLSGRPTSSSTLPSLVLRMLELADVRDGDKVLEIGTGTGYSTAILSHRLGDKAVYSVEYDEDVAATAAQHLQAVGHTPNLVVGDGLGGHQDGAEYDVVIATCAVRTIPPSWLWQLRDGGSIVTSINGWMLASGLIRLTLDDEGIARGRFTGDTVSYMLARPHERPPRPTFYPHPGATRPTRVDPALLEDWTGHFVAQLAAPSAELVRTGESIALLDVATGSQAWVESSGSGWAVHQDGPLRLWDQVEDALTVWQQAGAPGQAAFGMTVTEWDQTVWLGDPDGPHWRLPT; from the coding sequence ATGACCAGCAGCGCCTCCCTCCGCCAGAACCTCGCCGCCGAGCTCGCCGAGCGCGGTCAACTCACCGACCCTGCTTGGCGGTCGGCCGTCGAAGCCGTGCCCCGCGAAGTCTTCCTGGACGACATCGTGTTCCGCCCCACGGGCAACCGGTGGGAGCCGGTGCGCCGTGACCGGCTCGGCGACGACGAGTGGCTCCAGATGGTCTACTCGAACACCACATGGGTGACCCAGGTCGACGGCCTCGCCGCCGCCGACGCCCCCGGCCCCCTTTCCGGCCGCCCCACCTCCTCCAGCACCCTGCCGTCCCTCGTCCTGCGGATGCTCGAACTCGCAGACGTCCGCGACGGTGACAAGGTGCTCGAAATCGGCACGGGCACCGGCTACTCCACCGCCATCCTGTCCCACAGACTCGGCGACAAGGCCGTGTACTCCGTCGAGTACGACGAGGACGTGGCCGCGACTGCCGCGCAGCACCTCCAAGCCGTCGGCCACACCCCGAACCTCGTCGTCGGTGACGGCCTGGGCGGACACCAGGACGGTGCGGAGTACGACGTCGTCATCGCCACGTGCGCCGTTCGCACCATTCCCCCGTCGTGGTTGTGGCAGCTCCGCGACGGCGGCAGCATCGTCACCTCGATCAACGGATGGATGCTCGCCTCGGGGCTGATCCGGCTCACCCTCGACGACGAAGGGATCGCCCGGGGCCGCTTCACCGGCGACACGGTCTCGTACATGCTCGCCCGCCCCCATGAACGCCCACCCCGCCCCACCTTCTACCCGCACCCCGGCGCCACCCGGCCGACCCGTGTCGACCCGGCGCTGCTGGAGGACTGGACAGGCCACTTCGTGGCTCAACTGGCAGCGCCGTCAGCTGAGTTGGTGCGCACCGGAGAGAGCATCGCATTGCTCGACGTGGCGACCGGTTCGCAGGCGTGGGTCGAGTCCTCCGGCAGCGGCTGGGCGGTCCACCAGGACGGCCCCCTGCGTCTGTGGGACCAGGTCGAGGACGCACTCACGGTGTGGCAGCAGGCGGGCGCGCCCGGTCAGGCCGCCTTCGGGATGACCGTGACCGAGTGGGACCAGACCGTCTGGCTGGGCGACCCGGACGGCCCGCACTGGCGCCTGCCGACCTGA
- a CDS encoding SAV_2336 N-terminal domain-related protein — MASEATPRGDTSALERLTALLTAASDMAPTPRELAELLWLARELDAPAETSGGPDPDGAEATTPSAPAASATPSAGPHDRPAAPPPLPGPQPQPPSPTGRVPLHLPAPEPPKDPARTTTSTGTATTTAAGRTVLAPAPPMLPHPLALQRALRPLKRTVPSARARLLDERATADRIARLGAHPDVWLPVLRPAHDRWLRLSLVHDTGPTMPVWRPLVRELHTVLAQSGVFRTVTLHPATPDGRARHVPDPADGRTVTLVVSDCMGPQWRPGPAGDLWYATLRHWATRMPLAVVQPLPEHLWPTTALSAEPGLLTSPTTAAPLSALTFTPYDPEAEPPPHASLPLPVLEPGAPWLAHWAALVAGPGGAPTPGAAAWLPPAPTPPLTTGEEPPDPASLPAQDLVLRFRATASPEAFRLAGHLALAVPSVPVMRLVQRAVNRDPRPQHLAEVILSGMLTTAPGPPGSYDFRPGVRDLLLRTLPRSTRGRTRELLEHIGGLIDERAGHTAGEFRAEAATIEADGTDTGPGPGPAFATVSEETVRRLGGNAEEPVSQPGGEADGPLHVRMLGPLRVSRSSETLPLPSTEAQALLCMLLLDAERRATYDQLARGLWAQPSGRAESVRRLDELASQVNSLLGSGTVTRTSDGYTLHTVGVEFDADACEDVLAHPHQDPRTQRSRLRDALRRFYGEPLKSLPGPAARETRFRLRSLRVALRAALVELLLELGEFDAASAEYDALLREGPDADTVRRLRPRLHAHEDHRADSPFGRPAIRFESDDGLDAHPETRIILELAVHEVVTRGALTPQQYEIHVHGNGYVVETHPDAYLLPALAAALRWLPGPLADLAEPPRLRVTFQGGPEAPAPPQVTAPVLLTVPPALYDEFAQSSAASGPHRFRPLYGDAPDGPPLAWYCPLPAPRAEDEDRDLVRGPLLTRDLRQLGIPAPGRTAIVHTRPDGPLTLLNPADPYGGRPPGPTTYYEVDLTPQHAVHRISLPSSGKGEFSAAVELSWRVADPVAFVRAEATGVTERLLAHLLKTASHITRHHSVRRATGAQRAVNAQLGRWPVPGLAVTCAVTLAPDYAPPPQVRPTAPAARPPADLLADAETVLFGFDGPLTRLFTAPTARAAALDLLSLVAEHRDPEDAMAGRPPGDPDVAGRELFVHPLDVLRTFARDRLGPLLRDRLDELELRAVPNAPTTHHSVALVRTLHGTGRRVGVVTDVCEQAVRRALESYRLPLAGVHGRDDDLRRLTPDPHCLLRALRSLGTPAATGVLIGSTLAELAAAKTVGLRFIGLARNPTIEQGLIEAGCDAAVSSLTPVLEAARAL; from the coding sequence TCGGCCGGTCCCCACGACCGGCCGGCAGCGCCCCCGCCCCTCCCTGGACCCCAGCCCCAGCCCCCGTCCCCCACCGGCCGCGTCCCCCTGCACCTCCCCGCCCCGGAACCGCCGAAGGACCCGGCACGCACCACCACCTCCACGGGTACCGCCACCACCACCGCCGCCGGCAGGACCGTCCTCGCGCCCGCGCCGCCGATGCTCCCCCACCCCCTCGCCCTCCAGCGGGCCCTGCGCCCACTGAAGCGGACGGTGCCGTCGGCGCGCGCCCGCCTCCTCGACGAGCGGGCGACGGCCGACCGCATCGCCCGGCTGGGCGCCCACCCCGACGTCTGGCTGCCCGTCCTGCGCCCCGCGCACGACCGCTGGCTGCGCCTCAGTCTCGTCCACGACACGGGCCCGACGATGCCGGTCTGGCGGCCCCTCGTCCGCGAACTGCACACCGTCCTGGCCCAGTCGGGCGTCTTCCGCACGGTCACCCTGCACCCGGCCACACCCGACGGCCGGGCTCGGCACGTCCCCGACCCGGCGGACGGCCGCACGGTCACCCTGGTCGTCAGCGACTGCATGGGCCCGCAGTGGCGGCCCGGCCCGGCGGGCGACCTCTGGTACGCCACCCTGCGGCACTGGGCGACGCGGATGCCGCTGGCCGTCGTCCAGCCGCTCCCCGAGCACCTGTGGCCCACGACGGCCCTGTCGGCCGAGCCCGGCCTGCTCACCTCCCCCACCACGGCGGCCCCGCTCTCCGCCCTCACGTTCACCCCGTACGACCCCGAGGCCGAGCCGCCGCCGCACGCGTCCCTCCCCCTGCCCGTCCTGGAACCGGGCGCGCCCTGGCTCGCCCACTGGGCGGCGCTGGTGGCGGGCCCCGGCGGCGCCCCCACCCCGGGCGCGGCCGCCTGGCTCCCACCGGCCCCCACCCCTCCCCTCACCACCGGCGAAGAACCCCCCGACCCGGCCTCACTCCCCGCCCAGGACCTGGTCCTGCGCTTCCGCGCCACCGCCTCCCCGGAGGCCTTCCGGCTGGCCGGTCACCTGGCCCTCGCGGTGCCCTCCGTGCCGGTGATGCGCCTGGTCCAACGCGCCGTGAACCGCGACCCTCGCCCGCAGCACCTGGCCGAGGTGATCCTCAGCGGCATGCTCACCACCGCCCCCGGCCCACCCGGCTCCTACGACTTCCGCCCCGGCGTCCGCGACCTCCTCCTGCGCACCCTGCCCCGCTCGACCCGCGGCCGCACCCGCGAACTCCTGGAACACATCGGCGGCCTGATCGACGAACGAGCGGGCCACACGGCAGGCGAGTTCCGGGCGGAAGCAGCCACCATCGAGGCCGACGGCACCGACACGGGCCCAGGCCCCGGCCCGGCGTTCGCCACGGTGAGCGAGGAGACGGTACGACGGCTGGGCGGGAACGCGGAGGAACCCGTGAGCCAGCCGGGTGGGGAGGCCGACGGCCCGCTGCACGTCCGGATGCTGGGGCCGCTGCGCGTCAGCCGCTCCTCGGAGACCCTGCCCCTCCCGTCCACCGAGGCCCAGGCACTGCTGTGCATGCTGTTGCTCGACGCCGAGCGGCGGGCAACCTACGACCAACTGGCCCGTGGTCTCTGGGCACAACCGTCCGGCAGGGCGGAGTCGGTCCGCCGTCTCGACGAGCTGGCCTCGCAGGTGAACAGCCTGCTCGGGTCCGGGACCGTGACCCGCACGTCCGATGGCTACACCCTGCACACCGTCGGGGTCGAGTTCGACGCCGACGCCTGCGAGGACGTCCTCGCCCACCCGCACCAGGACCCCCGCACCCAACGCTCCCGGCTCCGCGACGCCCTCCGCCGCTTCTACGGCGAGCCCCTCAAGAGCCTCCCCGGCCCCGCCGCGCGCGAGACCCGCTTCCGGTTGCGCTCCCTCCGCGTCGCCCTCCGTGCCGCCCTTGTCGAACTCCTCCTGGAACTGGGGGAGTTCGATGCAGCGTCGGCCGAATACGACGCCCTTCTCCGGGAGGGGCCGGACGCCGACACGGTGCGCAGGCTGCGCCCCCGCCTCCACGCCCACGAGGACCACCGAGCCGACTCCCCCTTCGGCCGCCCCGCGATCCGCTTCGAGAGCGACGACGGGCTCGACGCCCACCCCGAAACCCGCATCATCCTCGAACTGGCCGTCCACGAAGTCGTCACCCGTGGCGCTCTCACCCCCCAGCAGTACGAGATCCACGTCCACGGGAACGGCTACGTCGTCGAGACACACCCCGACGCCTACCTGCTCCCCGCCCTGGCCGCCGCCCTGCGCTGGCTCCCCGGCCCTCTCGCCGACCTGGCCGAACCGCCGCGCCTGCGCGTGACGTTCCAGGGCGGCCCGGAGGCCCCCGCGCCCCCGCAGGTCACCGCGCCCGTCCTCCTCACCGTCCCGCCCGCCCTCTACGACGAGTTCGCGCAGAGTTCCGCCGCCTCCGGGCCGCACCGTTTCCGCCCGCTGTACGGCGACGCCCCGGACGGGCCGCCGCTCGCCTGGTACTGCCCGCTGCCCGCGCCGCGCGCCGAGGACGAGGACCGGGATCTGGTGCGGGGGCCGCTGCTCACCCGTGACCTGCGGCAGCTCGGGATACCCGCCCCCGGCCGCACCGCGATCGTGCACACGCGCCCCGACGGCCCGCTCACCCTCCTCAACCCCGCCGACCCCTACGGCGGGCGTCCGCCGGGCCCGACGACGTACTACGAGGTCGACCTCACCCCTCAGCACGCCGTCCACCGGATCTCCCTGCCCAGCTCCGGCAAGGGCGAGTTCAGCGCGGCCGTGGAGCTGTCCTGGCGGGTGGCAGACCCGGTGGCGTTCGTGCGGGCGGAGGCCACCGGCGTGACCGAGCGGCTGCTGGCGCATCTGCTGAAGACGGCATCCCATATCACCCGCCACCACTCCGTCCGCCGGGCCACCGGCGCGCAGCGGGCCGTCAACGCCCAGCTCGGCAGGTGGCCGGTGCCGGGGCTGGCGGTGACGTGCGCGGTGACACTGGCGCCGGACTACGCCCCGCCCCCTCAGGTGCGCCCGACGGCCCCCGCGGCGCGCCCGCCGGCAGACCTGCTCGCCGACGCCGAGACCGTCCTGTTCGGTTTCGACGGCCCGCTGACCCGTCTGTTCACGGCCCCCACCGCCCGCGCGGCCGCCCTCGACCTGCTCTCCCTCGTCGCCGAGCACCGCGACCCCGAGGACGCCATGGCGGGCCGTCCGCCGGGCGACCCGGACGTGGCGGGGCGCGAGCTGTTCGTGCACCCGCTGGACGTGCTGCGCACCTTCGCCCGCGACCGCCTCGGCCCTCTCCTGCGCGACCGCCTCGACGAGCTGGAGCTGAGGGCCGTACCGAACGCGCCGACGACGCACCACTCCGTCGCCCTCGTCCGCACCCTGCACGGCACCGGCCGCCGGGTCGGGGTGGTCACGGACGTGTGCGAGCAGGCCGTGCGCCGCGCCCTGGAGTCCTACCGGCTGCCCCTCGCCGGCGTCCACGGGCGCGACGACGACCTCCGGCGCCTGACGCCGGACCCGCACTGTCTGCTGCGCGCCCTGCGCTCACTCGGCACGCCCGCCGCCACCGGTGTCCTGATCGGCTCCACGCTCGCCGAGCTCGCCGCCGCCAAGACGGTGGGCCTGCGCTTCATCGGCCTCGCCCGCAACCCCACCATCGAACAGGGCCTGATCGAAGCGGGCTGCGACGCGGCGGTCTCCTCCCTCACCCCCGTCCTGGAAGCGGCACGAGCGTTGTAG
- a CDS encoding GntR family transcriptional regulator yields MTTSGPSLNQPPSRRIAEELRAAIEAGHLAPGDKLPSERALAQEYGAARNTAREAIRLLAEEGLVTARHGSGVFVREPQRLFRFGSDRYSRSNRETGLTPFRLEARRQGKEARIDVAYISREHPPQDIAERLDVPVDEDSVLHRENHYFADDEAVQIVSTYLRWDEAQGTPLTQPRTGKDGIYGRLEDLGHIMTRVRDEITARMPTPAEAAVLDLPSGVPVIEVLHTSLDQEGEPFEVSRYVHRADRTGLLYELSVE; encoded by the coding sequence ATGACAACGTCCGGGCCCTCCTTGAACCAACCGCCGAGCAGGCGCATCGCGGAGGAGCTTCGAGCCGCCATCGAGGCCGGGCACCTCGCGCCTGGCGACAAGCTGCCCTCCGAACGCGCGCTGGCCCAGGAGTACGGAGCCGCCCGCAACACGGCTCGCGAGGCGATCCGACTCCTCGCGGAAGAAGGGCTGGTGACGGCCCGTCACGGGAGTGGCGTCTTCGTACGGGAGCCGCAGCGGCTGTTCCGCTTCGGCAGCGACCGCTACTCGCGCAGCAACCGCGAAACCGGACTGACCCCTTTCCGGCTCGAAGCCAGACGCCAGGGCAAAGAGGCCCGCATCGACGTCGCGTACATCAGCCGGGAGCACCCGCCCCAGGACATCGCCGAACGCCTGGACGTACCGGTCGACGAGGACAGTGTGCTGCACCGGGAGAACCACTACTTCGCCGACGACGAGGCCGTGCAGATCGTGTCGACCTACCTCCGGTGGGACGAAGCGCAGGGCACGCCGCTGACGCAGCCCAGGACCGGCAAGGACGGTATCTATGGCCGACTCGAAGACCTCGGCCACATCATGACCCGGGTACGGGACGAGATCACCGCACGCATGCCTACCCCTGCCGAAGCGGCCGTTCTCGACCTGCCCTCTGGGGTCCCTGTCATCGAAGTCCTTCACACAAGCCTGGATCAGGAGGGTGAGCCGTTCGAGGTGTCCCGGTACGTACACCGCGCGGACCGGACCGGCCTGCTCTACGAACTGTCCGTCGAGTGA
- a CDS encoding rod shape-determining protein: MTASLEQLRRCHFAVDLGAARTRVYVKGAGLVVDQPSAAAVNTRTGALIAVGEFAEKMTGRTPHYIRVMRPVSGGTVVDIEMAQRMLRHLLGDKVRRQLRRKPFLRAAACTPHDADPLAQRAAIETLVGLGARRVELVDTLIAAAVGCGLPVERPEATMIMVCGAAATQVAVLSLGSIVTAERIPVGGEAVDHAIVQHLRHEHELMLPSQSVRPLQLALSCSGLTPEGPATTEIHGRDVATGLARSVRVDTKAVRDAIATPLTAVLDGIGRVLRECPPDLVADLADRGIMMVGGSALLPGFDQMLRQATGMPVHIAERPDICAAQGLGAMLEGKIEPLTLEPISTT; the protein is encoded by the coding sequence ATGACCGCCAGTCTGGAGCAGCTGCGCCGCTGTCACTTCGCCGTCGACCTGGGTGCGGCGCGGACGCGGGTGTACGTGAAGGGGGCCGGGCTCGTCGTCGACCAGCCGTCCGCCGCCGCCGTGAACACCCGCACCGGCGCGCTGATCGCGGTCGGCGAGTTCGCCGAGAAGATGACGGGGCGCACACCGCACTACATCCGCGTCATGCGCCCGGTCTCCGGCGGCACGGTCGTCGACATCGAGATGGCGCAGCGCATGCTGCGCCATCTCCTCGGCGACAAGGTCCGCCGTCAGCTGCGCCGCAAGCCGTTCCTGCGCGCCGCCGCCTGCACCCCGCACGACGCCGACCCGCTCGCCCAGCGCGCCGCGATCGAGACGCTGGTCGGACTCGGCGCGCGACGCGTGGAACTCGTCGACACCCTCATCGCCGCAGCCGTCGGCTGCGGGCTGCCCGTCGAACGCCCCGAGGCCACCATGATCATGGTGTGCGGGGCGGCCGCGACCCAGGTCGCCGTGCTCTCCCTCGGCTCGATCGTGACCGCCGAGCGCATCCCGGTCGGCGGCGAGGCAGTAGACCACGCGATCGTCCAACACCTGCGCCACGAACACGAGTTGATGCTGCCGAGCCAGTCCGTACGCCCCTTGCAGCTGGCCCTCTCCTGCAGCGGCCTCACCCCTGAGGGGCCGGCGACCACCGAGATCCACGGGCGGGACGTCGCCACCGGCCTCGCCCGCTCCGTGCGTGTCGACACCAAGGCGGTACGGGACGCCATCGCGACCCCGCTGACCGCCGTACTCGACGGCATCGGCCGGGTACTGCGCGAGTGCCCGCCCGACCTGGTGGCCGACCTCGCCGACCGCGGGATCATGATGGTCGGCGGCTCCGCCCTGCTGCCGGGCTTCGACCAGATGCTGCGCCAGGCCACCGGCATGCCGGTGCACATCGCCGAACGGCCCGACATCTGCGCCGCGCAGGGCCTGGGCGCCATGCTGGAGGGCAAGATCGAGCCTCTGACCCTGGAGCCGATCTCCACCACCTGA
- a CDS encoding glycoside hydrolase family 5 protein, with protein MRHTPARASLSPRLRAALVAVAVAAVSGSTLVGTPASAAAPATDTTQFKGVNWADPRDNFADDLLQLSGLSTTDTYKQTYAKATRIIAAFRANLGANTVRLPINPYTVDGAYWKSYRGVIDAASDQGFKVIVSYWEGTGDRKDGFIDDEATYWPMWDTVVKAYKNDSRVYFEPMNEPHGYTDTEWADIAAKWLSTYSKVPRNRVFVSGAGYNDHVTSVCADPRLKGTYLSLHHYGFWKDYATYDQWVADLKVRIGDCANRTVADEFGSPMTTGLNYNVKTPDNNFINYLQAVTDTFRELKMGSVYWPGLRTDDTYSLQKLTGTTARPWLATTNQSGADRLAWGWGRGKPVKG; from the coding sequence ATGCGCCACACCCCCGCCAGAGCCTCCCTCTCCCCCCGCCTGCGCGCCGCTCTCGTCGCGGTCGCCGTCGCCGCGGTCAGCGGCAGCACCCTCGTCGGCACTCCCGCCTCCGCCGCCGCCCCGGCCACCGACACGACCCAGTTCAAGGGCGTGAACTGGGCCGACCCGCGCGACAACTTCGCCGACGACCTCCTCCAGCTGTCCGGCCTGTCGACGACCGACACCTACAAGCAGACCTACGCCAAGGCGACCCGGATCATCGCGGCGTTCCGCGCCAACCTCGGCGCCAACACGGTCCGGCTGCCGATCAACCCGTACACGGTCGACGGCGCGTACTGGAAGTCCTACCGCGGCGTCATCGACGCGGCCTCCGACCAGGGCTTCAAGGTCATCGTCTCCTACTGGGAGGGCACGGGTGACCGCAAGGACGGCTTCATCGACGACGAGGCCACGTACTGGCCGATGTGGGACACCGTCGTCAAGGCGTACAAGAACGACAGCCGCGTCTACTTCGAGCCGATGAACGAGCCGCACGGCTACACCGACACCGAGTGGGCCGACATCGCGGCGAAGTGGCTGTCGACGTACTCGAAGGTCCCGCGCAACCGCGTCTTCGTCAGCGGCGCCGGCTACAACGACCACGTGACCTCGGTCTGCGCCGACCCGCGCCTGAAGGGCACGTACCTCTCCCTGCACCACTACGGGTTCTGGAAGGACTACGCGACCTACGACCAGTGGGTGGCCGACCTGAAGGTGCGCATCGGCGACTGCGCGAACCGGACCGTCGCGGACGAGTTCGGCTCCCCGATGACCACCGGCCTGAACTACAACGTGAAGACGCCGGACAACAACTTCATCAACTACCTCCAGGCCGTCACGGACACCTTCCGCGAGCTGAAGATGGGCTCCGTGTACTGGCCGGGGCTGCGCACGGACGACACGTACTCCCTCCAGAAGCTCACCGGCACCACCGCGCGCCCCTGGCTGGCCACCACCAACCAGTCCGGCGCGGACCGACTCGCGTGGGGCTGGGGGCGGGGGAAGCCGGTCAAGGGCTGA
- the tgmB gene encoding ATP-grasp ribosomal peptide maturase gives MTMSPPVLVVTQLDDATADVVIEELSRRGVPVARVDPADFPDTVIVKARVDASGLGGEIQTATRTVALDEVRSVYWRRPRPYAAPAGLDEQEARWCADQARYGLGGILAALPGAHYVNHPWRNRAAEYKPAQLAAAAQCGLRVPPTLLTNDVDEGRRFVAEYGPVVYKPLYNSDYTDPQGHALTVWVEEVAPQDLNAGVGRTMHLFQQRVDKVADVRLTAVGDRLFAVRIDGAPGLDWRRYYDDLTYTLIDVPPGVAKGVRDYLAVFGLAYGAFDFGFDSFGMWHWYECNPNGQFAWFPAHITSQITAAIADQLQQPDQDRR, from the coding sequence ATCACGATGTCGCCGCCCGTGCTTGTCGTCACCCAGTTGGACGACGCGACGGCTGACGTCGTCATCGAGGAGCTGAGTCGGCGCGGGGTGCCGGTGGCCCGGGTCGACCCGGCGGACTTCCCCGACACCGTCATCGTGAAGGCGCGGGTCGACGCCTCCGGGCTCGGAGGCGAGATCCAAACGGCGACACGGACCGTGGCGTTGGACGAGGTGCGGTCGGTCTACTGGCGGCGGCCACGTCCGTACGCCGCTCCCGCCGGCCTGGACGAGCAGGAGGCCCGCTGGTGTGCCGACCAGGCCCGCTACGGGCTCGGCGGGATCCTGGCCGCGTTGCCGGGCGCGCACTACGTGAACCATCCGTGGCGCAACCGGGCCGCCGAGTACAAGCCCGCCCAACTGGCGGCGGCAGCGCAGTGCGGGCTGCGCGTTCCGCCGACGCTCCTGACGAACGACGTCGATGAGGGGCGTCGGTTTGTGGCCGAGTACGGGCCGGTGGTCTACAAGCCGCTGTACAACAGCGACTACACCGACCCGCAGGGGCACGCCCTGACCGTGTGGGTCGAGGAAGTGGCCCCGCAGGACCTGAACGCCGGCGTCGGCCGGACGATGCACTTGTTCCAGCAGCGCGTGGACAAGGTCGCGGACGTTCGGCTCACCGCCGTCGGCGACCGGCTGTTCGCGGTGCGGATCGACGGGGCTCCTGGCCTGGATTGGCGCCGGTACTACGACGACCTCACCTACACCCTCATCGACGTGCCGCCGGGCGTGGCGAAAGGCGTGCGCGACTACCTCGCGGTGTTCGGGTTGGCGTACGGCGCTTTCGACTTCGGGTTCGACTCCTTCGGCATGTGGCACTGGTACGAGTGCAATCCGAACGGCCAGTTCGCCTGGTTCCCCGCCCATATCACCAGCCAGATCACCGCAGCCATCGCCGACCAACTCCAGCAGCCTGACCAGGACCGCCGATGA
- a CDS encoding putative ATP-grasp-modified RiPP, which yields MKPFPASAALTAATVVLDPESQTGRWVGPDGRDVPCMDRHKRSETSKETATKTSPDGNTDQGSDQQGDSD from the coding sequence ATGAAGCCGTTCCCGGCCTCCGCCGCGCTGACCGCGGCTACGGTCGTGCTGGATCCGGAGAGCCAGACCGGGCGGTGGGTCGGGCCGGACGGCAGGGACGTGCCGTGCATGGATCGGCACAAGCGCAGCGAGACGTCCAAGGAGACGGCGACGAAGACCTCGCCGGACGGCAACACGGACCAGGGCAGCGACCAGCAGGGAGACTCCGATTGA
- a CDS encoding GNAT family N-acetyltransferase, whose translation MESIVIRPFEDTDLPGAAAALTEVHATDGYPVEGVALPEAWLRSDDVLASWVAEVERRIVGHVAVMRPHGEDAVCLWAGLSGDDEHRIGVLARLFVVREARQRALGERLVRTAMNYALSHHRRLVLDVMVKDTAAIRLYERLGWTRTGRAEHHYGNGQLIDAICYVAPGT comes from the coding sequence ATGGAGAGCATCGTCATCCGCCCCTTCGAGGACACGGATCTCCCCGGAGCGGCGGCGGCGTTGACGGAAGTGCATGCCACCGATGGATACCCGGTCGAAGGCGTGGCCCTGCCAGAAGCGTGGCTCCGGTCAGACGACGTACTCGCCTCCTGGGTCGCGGAGGTGGAGCGAAGGATCGTCGGCCATGTGGCGGTGATGCGGCCGCACGGCGAGGACGCCGTGTGCCTGTGGGCCGGGCTGAGCGGGGACGACGAGCACCGCATCGGGGTCCTGGCCCGCCTCTTCGTCGTCAGGGAGGCGCGGCAACGTGCCCTGGGCGAGCGGTTGGTCCGGACTGCCATGAATTACGCACTGAGCCACCACCGCCGCCTGGTGCTGGACGTCATGGTCAAGGACACCGCCGCCATACGCCTCTACGAGCGCCTCGGCTGGACCAGGACCGGGCGGGCCGAGCATCACTACGGAAACGGACAACTCATCGACGCCATCTGCTACGTGGCTCCCGGCACCTGA